In Doryrhamphus excisus isolate RoL2022-K1 chromosome 7, RoL_Dexc_1.0, whole genome shotgun sequence, one genomic interval encodes:
- the LOC131132574 gene encoding cleavage and polyadenylation specificity factor subunit 6-like isoform X1: protein MHLTSQALGMAAAAGPSQAKKGAVYSDSNLSDEDLDLSNEADDLFDDAVLAGSCSSAQHLNVTSNAAAGRETPTKTEDEAVAVKNNEKEKDPSRKYCLYIGHFSWWTSDKDLMCVAQKLGVNDIHEIKFAENKTNGQSRGYAKVVVTSEESLKTLLEKIPQCTMDGKSIDCRFATHQNLSVFEDVANKRFPMRSNSRDLDPPEVPSSPRDTTPPSVPTPFPPHPLGNVFPSHPSPFLGQPPRPPFPPMPPGILPPPLFPPQAFSAPRQPSPSLHLNPAYFTPPPERQSSQAYSQQKQMSQKGERDYEELLNRNRAVASSAITKAVTGATTGDLRVAMETLLTAIAIIKQSSIYRDERCQALVTSLKDCLVSIQGNSSYRLISFSRVNHTHTHTHIRLIHECHTLLSRSSSHSDSRDRERERDRHRESLPSWEGAGTSRRHRERSWSRERDRERLRDRHRDQRDRYR from the exons ATGCACTTGACAAGCCAG GCCCTGGGGATGGCTGCTGCTGCCGGGCCGAGTCAAGCCAAAAAGGGTGCAGTGTACAGTGACTCCAACCTAAGCGACGAG gattTGGACCTAAGCAACGAGGCGGATGATCTTTTTGATGATGCCGTGCTTGCCGGCTCATGCAGTTCAGCTCAGCACTTGAACGTCACGTCAAATGCAGCCGCCGGCAGGGAAACGCCAACGAAAACTGAGGATGAGGCGGTCGCCGTGAAGAACAACGAAAAGGAAAAAGACCCGTCCCGAAAGTACTGTTTATATATCGGACATTTTTCTTGG TGGACATCTGACAAAGACCTCATGTGTGTGGCCCAAAAGTTGGGGGTCAACGATATCCACGAGATCAAATTTGCAGAGAACAAAACTAATGGCCAATCAAGAGG CTATGCAAAGGTTGTGGTGACTTCAGAGGAATCGTTAAAAACATTGTTGGAGAAAATACCGCAATGTACGATGGATGGGAAAAGCATCGACTGCCGCTTTGCCACTCATCAAAACCTCTCCGTGTTTGAGGATGTCGCCAACAAAC GTTTCCCCATGCGCAGTAATTCCAGGGACTTGGACCCGCCGGAGGTTCCATCATCTCCCCGCGACACAACCCCCCCGAGCGTACCTACCCCCTTCCCGCCGCACCCGCTGGGGAACGTATTTCCCTCGCATCCCAGCCCTTTCCTTGGCCAGCCGCCACGCCCTCCCTTCCCGCCGATGCCCCCCGGCATCCTCCCGCCACCTTTATTCCCTCCTCAAGCTTTCAGCGCTCCGAGACAGCCGTCTCCGAGTCTTCATTTAAATCCCGCGTACTTCACCCCGCCGCCAGAAAGACAAAGCAGCCAAGCTTACAGTCAGCAAAA ACAAATGTCTCAAAAGGGAGAAAGAGATTATGAAGAGCTGTTGAACAGGAACAGGGCCGTGGCTAGCAGCGCCATCACCAAGGCTGTGACTGGTGCAACAACCG GAGACCTACGGGTGGCCATGGAAACTCTGTTAACGGCCATCGCCATCATCAAACAGTCCAGCATCTACAGAGACGAGCGCTGCCaagccttggtcacctccctcaAAGACTGCCTGGTGTCCATCCAGGGAAACTCCAGCTACAGGTTGATTAGCTTTAGTCGcgtaaatcacacacacacacacacacacatacgtctAATCCATGAATGTCACACCCTTCTCAGCAGGAGTAGCAGTCACTCCGACAGCCGGGATCGAGAGCGGGAAAGGGAtcgccacagagagagtttacCCAGTTGGGAAGGAGCCGGAACATCTCGAAGGCACAGGGAACGCTCCTGGAGTCGAGAGAGGGACAGGGAGCGTTTGCGGGACAGGCACAGAGACCAGAGGGACCGATATCGCTGA
- the LOC131132574 gene encoding cleavage and polyadenylation specificity factor subunit 7-like isoform X3 — MHLTSQALGMAAAAGPSQAKKGAVYSDSNLSDEDLDLSNEADDLFDDAVLAGSCSSAQHLNVTSNAAAGRETPTKTEDEAVAVKNNEKEKDPSRKYCLYIGHFSWWTSDKDLMCVAQKLGVNDIHEIKFAENKTNGQSRGYAKVVVTSEESLKTLLEKIPQCTMDGKSIDCRFATHQNLSVFEDVANKRFPMRSNSRDLDPPEVPSSPRDTTPPSVPTPFPPHPLGNVFPSHPSPFLGQPPRPPFPPMPPGILPPPLFPPQAFSAPRQPSPSLHLNPAYFTPPPERQSSQAYSQQKQMSQKGERDYEELLNRNRAVASSAITKAVTGATTGDLRVAMETLLTAIAIIKQSSIYRDERCQALVTSLKDCLVSIQGNSSYRSSSHSDSRDRERERDRHRESLPSWEGAGTSRRHRERSWSRERDRERLRDRHRDQRDRYR; from the exons ATGCACTTGACAAGCCAG GCCCTGGGGATGGCTGCTGCTGCCGGGCCGAGTCAAGCCAAAAAGGGTGCAGTGTACAGTGACTCCAACCTAAGCGACGAG gattTGGACCTAAGCAACGAGGCGGATGATCTTTTTGATGATGCCGTGCTTGCCGGCTCATGCAGTTCAGCTCAGCACTTGAACGTCACGTCAAATGCAGCCGCCGGCAGGGAAACGCCAACGAAAACTGAGGATGAGGCGGTCGCCGTGAAGAACAACGAAAAGGAAAAAGACCCGTCCCGAAAGTACTGTTTATATATCGGACATTTTTCTTGG TGGACATCTGACAAAGACCTCATGTGTGTGGCCCAAAAGTTGGGGGTCAACGATATCCACGAGATCAAATTTGCAGAGAACAAAACTAATGGCCAATCAAGAGG CTATGCAAAGGTTGTGGTGACTTCAGAGGAATCGTTAAAAACATTGTTGGAGAAAATACCGCAATGTACGATGGATGGGAAAAGCATCGACTGCCGCTTTGCCACTCATCAAAACCTCTCCGTGTTTGAGGATGTCGCCAACAAAC GTTTCCCCATGCGCAGTAATTCCAGGGACTTGGACCCGCCGGAGGTTCCATCATCTCCCCGCGACACAACCCCCCCGAGCGTACCTACCCCCTTCCCGCCGCACCCGCTGGGGAACGTATTTCCCTCGCATCCCAGCCCTTTCCTTGGCCAGCCGCCACGCCCTCCCTTCCCGCCGATGCCCCCCGGCATCCTCCCGCCACCTTTATTCCCTCCTCAAGCTTTCAGCGCTCCGAGACAGCCGTCTCCGAGTCTTCATTTAAATCCCGCGTACTTCACCCCGCCGCCAGAAAGACAAAGCAGCCAAGCTTACAGTCAGCAAAA ACAAATGTCTCAAAAGGGAGAAAGAGATTATGAAGAGCTGTTGAACAGGAACAGGGCCGTGGCTAGCAGCGCCATCACCAAGGCTGTGACTGGTGCAACAACCG GAGACCTACGGGTGGCCATGGAAACTCTGTTAACGGCCATCGCCATCATCAAACAGTCCAGCATCTACAGAGACGAGCGCTGCCaagccttggtcacctccctcaAAGACTGCCTGGTGTCCATCCAGGGAAACTCCAGCTACAG GAGTAGCAGTCACTCCGACAGCCGGGATCGAGAGCGGGAAAGGGAtcgccacagagagagtttacCCAGTTGGGAAGGAGCCGGAACATCTCGAAGGCACAGGGAACGCTCCTGGAGTCGAGAGAGGGACAGGGAGCGTTTGCGGGACAGGCACAGAGACCAGAGGGACCGATATCGCTGA
- the LOC131132574 gene encoding cleavage and polyadenylation specificity factor subunit 7-like isoform X2 → MHLTSQALGMAAAAGPSQAKKGAVYSDSNLSDEDLDLSNEADDLFDDAVLAGSCSSAQHLNVTSNAAAGRETPTKTEDEAVAVKNNEKEKDPSRKYCLYIGHFSWWTSDKDLMCVAQKLGVNDIHEIKFAENKTNGQSRGYAKVVVTSEESLKTLLEKIPQCTMDGKSIDCRFATHQNLSVFEDVANKRFPMRSNSRDLDPPEVPSSPRDTTPPSVPTPFPPHPLGNVFPSHPSPFLGQPPRPPFPPMPPGILPPPLFPPQAFSAPRQPSPSLHLNPAYFTPPPERQSSQAYSQQKQMSQKGERDYEELLNRNRAVASSAITKAVTGATTGDLRVAMETLLTAIAIIKQSSIYRDERCQALVTSLKDCLVSIQGNSSYSRSSSHSDSRDRERERDRHRESLPSWEGAGTSRRHRERSWSRERDRERLRDRHRDQRDRYR, encoded by the exons ATGCACTTGACAAGCCAG GCCCTGGGGATGGCTGCTGCTGCCGGGCCGAGTCAAGCCAAAAAGGGTGCAGTGTACAGTGACTCCAACCTAAGCGACGAG gattTGGACCTAAGCAACGAGGCGGATGATCTTTTTGATGATGCCGTGCTTGCCGGCTCATGCAGTTCAGCTCAGCACTTGAACGTCACGTCAAATGCAGCCGCCGGCAGGGAAACGCCAACGAAAACTGAGGATGAGGCGGTCGCCGTGAAGAACAACGAAAAGGAAAAAGACCCGTCCCGAAAGTACTGTTTATATATCGGACATTTTTCTTGG TGGACATCTGACAAAGACCTCATGTGTGTGGCCCAAAAGTTGGGGGTCAACGATATCCACGAGATCAAATTTGCAGAGAACAAAACTAATGGCCAATCAAGAGG CTATGCAAAGGTTGTGGTGACTTCAGAGGAATCGTTAAAAACATTGTTGGAGAAAATACCGCAATGTACGATGGATGGGAAAAGCATCGACTGCCGCTTTGCCACTCATCAAAACCTCTCCGTGTTTGAGGATGTCGCCAACAAAC GTTTCCCCATGCGCAGTAATTCCAGGGACTTGGACCCGCCGGAGGTTCCATCATCTCCCCGCGACACAACCCCCCCGAGCGTACCTACCCCCTTCCCGCCGCACCCGCTGGGGAACGTATTTCCCTCGCATCCCAGCCCTTTCCTTGGCCAGCCGCCACGCCCTCCCTTCCCGCCGATGCCCCCCGGCATCCTCCCGCCACCTTTATTCCCTCCTCAAGCTTTCAGCGCTCCGAGACAGCCGTCTCCGAGTCTTCATTTAAATCCCGCGTACTTCACCCCGCCGCCAGAAAGACAAAGCAGCCAAGCTTACAGTCAGCAAAA ACAAATGTCTCAAAAGGGAGAAAGAGATTATGAAGAGCTGTTGAACAGGAACAGGGCCGTGGCTAGCAGCGCCATCACCAAGGCTGTGACTGGTGCAACAACCG GAGACCTACGGGTGGCCATGGAAACTCTGTTAACGGCCATCGCCATCATCAAACAGTCCAGCATCTACAGAGACGAGCGCTGCCaagccttggtcacctccctcaAAGACTGCCTGGTGTCCATCCAGGGAAACTCCAGCTACAG CAGGAGTAGCAGTCACTCCGACAGCCGGGATCGAGAGCGGGAAAGGGAtcgccacagagagagtttacCCAGTTGGGAAGGAGCCGGAACATCTCGAAGGCACAGGGAACGCTCCTGGAGTCGAGAGAGGGACAGGGAGCGTTTGCGGGACAGGCACAGAGACCAGAGGGACCGATATCGCTGA
- the sdhaf2 gene encoding succinate dehydrogenase assembly factor 2, mitochondrial, which produces MLSSVIAKKLVTGMCQTARRPAVIGLVPSCCYRGDAPDDVKTDLIEIPLPPWQEKPGETTDIKRRRLLYESRKRGMLENCILLSLFAKRYLNTMSETQLQQYDRLINEPSNDWDIYYWATEAQPTPDVYQGEVMDMLKEFTKNRNQEQRLDAPSLEYLEKEA; this is translated from the exons ATGTTGTCTTCGGTTATTGCCAAAAAA CTGGTTACAGGAATGTGCCAGACGGCGAGGAGACCAGCCGTCATCGGGCTGGTACCTTCCTGCTGCTACCGCGGCGACGCTCCCGATGACGTCAAGACCGACCTGATCGAGATCCCCTTGCCCCCTTGGCAGGAAAAACCCGGGGAGACCACCGACATCAAGAGACGACGTTTGCTGTATGAGAGTCGTAAGAGAGGAATGCTAGAGAACTGCATATTGCTCAG CCTTTTTGCGAAGCGGTACTTGAACACAATGAGCGAGACCCAGTTGCAGCAGTATGACAGACTGATCAATGAACCCAGCAACGACTGGGATATCTACTACTGGGCAACAG AAGCTCAGCCCACCCCGGACGTTTACCAGGGAGAGGTGATGGATATGCTGAAGGAGTTCACCAAGAACCGCAACCAGGAGCAGAGGTTGGACGCTCCCAGCTTGGAATACCTGGAAAAAGAAGCCTAA